One genomic region from bacterium encodes:
- a CDS encoding PfkB family carbohydrate kinase, which translates to MSILVVGSVAYDTVETPRERRQRQLGGSASFFSLAAARFAPVRAVGVVGDDFRAADLALLAARGVDTAGIVRREGPTFHWSGRYHEDLIERDTLATELGVFQDFAPELPAGWRETPYLFLANIHPSLQADVLDLMVAPRLVVLDTMNLWIKTTRRELQEVLARVDVVLLNDGEARLLSGRRSLAAAAAAIRELGPERVVIKKGEHGALLFGRDSLLSVPALLLPEVVDPTGAGDCFAGGFVGHLAASGATRDDGDPVFRQAMLAGTAVASACPEAFSVDGVLALDEAEYARRLATLSAMMTP; encoded by the coding sequence ATGAGCATCCTGGTGGTCGGTTCCGTCGCCTACGACACGGTCGAGACGCCCCGCGAACGCCGGCAGCGCCAGCTCGGCGGCAGCGCCAGCTTCTTCTCGCTGGCCGCGGCGCGCTTCGCGCCGGTGCGCGCCGTGGGCGTCGTCGGCGACGACTTCCGCGCCGCCGACCTGGCGCTGCTGGCCGCCCGCGGCGTCGACACCGCCGGCATCGTCCGCCGCGAGGGCCCCACCTTCCACTGGTCGGGGCGCTACCACGAGGACCTGATCGAGCGCGACACCCTGGCCACCGAGTTGGGCGTGTTCCAGGACTTCGCGCCGGAGCTGCCGGCGGGCTGGCGGGAGACGCCCTACCTCTTCCTCGCCAACATCCACCCGTCGCTGCAGGCGGACGTGCTGGACCTGATGGTCGCGCCGCGCCTGGTCGTGCTGGACACCATGAACCTCTGGATCAAGACGACGCGCCGCGAGCTGCAGGAGGTCCTGGCCCGCGTCGACGTCGTGCTGCTGAACGACGGCGAGGCCCGCCTGCTGAGCGGCCGGCGCAGCCTCGCGGCGGCGGCGGCGGCGATCCGGGAGCTGGGACCCGAGCGGGTCGTGATCAAGAAGGGCGAGCACGGCGCGCTGCTCTTCGGCCGCGACTCCCTGCTGTCGGTGCCGGCGCTGCTGCTGCCCGAGGTCGTCGACCCGACCGGCGCGGGGGACTGCTTCGCCGGCGGCTTCGTGGGGCACCTGGCCGCGTCGGGCGCGACGCGGGACGACGGCGACCCCGTGTTCCGCCAGGCCATGCTCGCCGGCACGGCGGTGGCTTCCGCCTGCCCGGAGGCCTTCAGCGTGGACGGGGTGCTGGCGCTGGACGAGGCGGAGTACGCGCGGCGGCTGGCGACGCTGTCCGCCATGATGACCCCTTGA
- a CDS encoding HD-GYP domain-containing protein — MSHARTADSHRLFHLYYAAVLAASVVLVGYLVVARRPESQDWLGWGFYFLILLLADTKLSESQARDGGKILSSRTLALSVLVLFGPLVAVAMDAGTSLVRGLLLRRSPPRKMFFNIAMLALADGIAGLIYHALPFHGSFTTPLFLLPLAVALLTYSLVNSLIVTGIMSLDTGLPAREIWHRDIRWGAVAGLMELPFTAIVILLFQQAGPWTLMIFVPIIWVIFSLGRAHKQQKEAHMASIAVLATTLEADEPYTHGHSYRVSQYAVTIGRAMGMSPRNLEVLEYGGLLHDIGKIAITNDIICKPGRLTDEEFATLAEHPAIGARIVEQIKFLPETVDLVRHHHERPDGKGYPDGLKGDEITLGSSIMNICDAFDAMTSDRSYRKALPVEMAIEELVKHRGTQFNAAVVDTVLALHRRGEFDIIPDSAVEKVIRQIQRVGEPPVRAIPTPTKEDPVHEVQR, encoded by the coding sequence TTGAGCCATGCGCGAACCGCTGACAGCCACCGGCTGTTCCATCTCTATTACGCCGCCGTGCTCGCGGCCAGCGTCGTGCTGGTCGGCTACCTCGTCGTGGCCCGCCGGCCCGAGAGCCAGGACTGGCTCGGCTGGGGCTTCTACTTCCTGATCCTGCTGCTGGCCGACACCAAGCTGTCGGAGTCCCAGGCCCGCGACGGCGGCAAGATCCTCTCCTCGCGCACCCTGGCCCTGTCGGTGCTGGTGCTCTTCGGCCCGCTGGTCGCCGTGGCCATGGACGCGGGCACCTCGCTGGTGCGCGGCCTGCTGCTGCGCCGGTCCCCGCCCCGCAAGATGTTCTTCAACATCGCCATGCTGGCCCTCGCGGACGGGATCGCCGGTCTGATCTACCACGCGCTGCCCTTCCACGGCAGCTTCACGACGCCGCTGTTCCTGCTGCCGCTGGCCGTCGCGCTGCTGACGTACTCGCTGGTCAACAGCCTGATCGTCACGGGCATCATGAGCCTGGACACGGGCCTGCCCGCCCGCGAGATCTGGCACCGCGACATCCGCTGGGGGGCGGTGGCGGGGCTGATGGAGCTGCCGTTCACCGCCATCGTCATCCTGCTGTTCCAGCAGGCCGGCCCCTGGACGCTGATGATCTTCGTGCCGATCATCTGGGTCATCTTCTCGCTCGGCCGCGCGCACAAGCAGCAGAAGGAAGCCCACATGGCGTCGATCGCCGTGCTGGCCACCACGCTCGAGGCCGACGAGCCCTACACCCACGGCCACAGCTACCGCGTCAGCCAGTACGCGGTGACCATCGGCCGCGCCATGGGCATGTCGCCGCGCAACCTCGAGGTCCTGGAGTACGGCGGGCTGCTGCACGACATCGGCAAGATCGCCATCACCAACGACATCATCTGCAAGCCCGGCCGCCTGACCGACGAGGAGTTCGCCACCCTGGCCGAGCACCCGGCCATCGGCGCCCGCATCGTCGAGCAGATCAAGTTCCTGCCCGAGACCGTCGACCTCGTGCGCCACCACCACGAGCGCCCCGACGGCAAGGGCTACCCCGACGGCCTGAAGGGCGACGAGATCACGCTGGGCTCGAGCATCATGAACATCTGCGACGCTTTCGACGCCATGACCAGCGACCGCTCCTACCGCAAGGCCCTGCCCGTGGAGATGGCGATCGAGGAGCTGGTCAAGCACCGGGGCACCCAGTTCAACGCCGCGGTGGTCGACACCGTGCTCGCCCTGCACCGCCGCGGCGAGTTCGACATCATCCCCGATTCCGCGGTGGAGAAGGTCATCCGCCAGATCCAGCGCGTCGGCGAACC